The proteins below come from a single Halomonas binhaiensis genomic window:
- a CDS encoding tripartite tricarboxylate transporter permease, whose translation MDNSLIMTGLVNVLSFTNVALVIGGTLLGLFVGAMPGLSATMALALLLPLTFSMDPASGLSMLASLYVGACYGGSIAAILLRTPGTPSAAATVLDGFPLSQQGKAGQALGVSLFASFFGGLLSGVALLTAAPLLGVMVLKFGPVELFAIAVLGITIIGSLSQGSVISGLLSGALGLLLSTVGMDLITGTPRMTFGNINLFSGIEFTVALIGLFSIPQALLLIEKAHGSQKVASRITDRLIPRLSELRCLMPNILRSSGIGIVTGLIPGTGGDTASWFAYNEAKRFARDKSRFGKGDLAGVAAPEAANNAVVGGALIPTIALGIPGSSSTAILLGALMVQGILPGPNLLTDYGDVTYTLIWAVIMANIGLLVVGLMFTRMCVAVTRIPDSFVACAIITLCVIGAFAINNSLFEVGLMLGFGLFGYWMQKAGVSPAPMVIGLILGPVMETSFQQSMLIGQGRMSIFLDSPIAVVLLSIAALSILQATPLFRWLRTAVGRRHQTQR comes from the coding sequence ATGGATAATTCCCTGATCATGACCGGACTGGTCAATGTGCTGAGCTTCACCAACGTGGCACTGGTGATAGGCGGCACCCTGCTGGGCTTGTTCGTGGGTGCCATGCCAGGGTTGTCGGCGACCATGGCCTTGGCACTGTTGCTGCCGCTGACCTTCTCGATGGATCCGGCCAGTGGCTTGAGCATGCTGGCATCTCTGTATGTCGGTGCTTGCTACGGGGGCTCGATCGCGGCCATTCTGTTGCGCACGCCAGGGACACCATCGGCGGCCGCGACGGTGCTGGATGGTTTTCCACTCTCGCAACAGGGCAAGGCAGGTCAGGCACTGGGTGTGTCGCTGTTTGCCTCCTTCTTTGGCGGGCTGCTCAGCGGTGTGGCCTTGCTGACGGCCGCCCCGCTGTTGGGGGTGATGGTGCTCAAGTTCGGCCCGGTAGAACTGTTCGCCATTGCCGTGCTGGGTATCACCATCATCGGCTCGTTGTCGCAGGGCTCGGTGATCAGCGGCCTGTTGTCCGGGGCTCTGGGTTTGTTGCTGAGTACCGTGGGCATGGACCTGATTACCGGCACGCCGCGCATGACCTTCGGCAATATCAACCTGTTTTCCGGGATCGAGTTCACCGTGGCGTTGATCGGGTTGTTCTCGATCCCCCAGGCACTGTTGTTGATCGAGAAGGCGCACGGTAGCCAGAAGGTCGCCAGCCGCATCACTGATCGGCTGATTCCGCGTCTATCCGAGTTGCGCTGCCTGATGCCCAATATTCTGCGCTCCAGTGGTATCGGCATTGTCACTGGCCTGATCCCCGGTACCGGTGGCGATACCGCCAGCTGGTTCGCCTATAACGAAGCCAAACGCTTTGCCCGTGACAAGAGCCGTTTCGGCAAGGGGGATCTGGCAGGTGTTGCTGCCCCCGAGGCGGCCAACAACGCCGTGGTGGGTGGTGCGTTGATTCCCACCATTGCGCTGGGGATTCCCGGCAGCTCATCGACGGCGATTCTGCTGGGTGCCTTGATGGTACAGGGCATTCTGCCGGGCCCCAATCTGCTCACCGACTATGGCGATGTCACCTACACCCTGATCTGGGCGGTCATCATGGCCAACATTGGCCTGCTGGTCGTAGGGCTGATGTTCACTCGCATGTGTGTGGCAGTGACCCGAATTCCGGACAGTTTCGTCGCCTGCGCGATCATCACCCTCTGTGTCATCGGCGCTTTCGCCATCAACAACAGTCTGTTCGAGGTCGGTCTGATGCTGGGCTTCGGGCTGTTCGGTTACTGGATGCAGAAGGCCGGTGTCTCACCGGCACCGATGGTGATTGGCCTGATCCTGGGGCCGGTCATGGAAACCAGCTTCCAGCAGTCCATGCTGATCGGCCAGGGACGCATGAGCATTTTCCTCGATAGCCCCATTGCGGTGGTGCTGCTGAGCATCGCGGCGCTGTCGATTCTACAGGCGACACCACTGTTCCGCTGGCTGCGTACGGCAGTTGGTAGGCGGCACCAGACGCAACGATGA
- a CDS encoding mandelate racemase/muconate lactonizing enzyme family protein: protein MTTIRSVRARTISVPLDHPTSFSNRQVFKRDYAVVEVEGEDGHKGIGFCYGGSNAGALVTHAVRELFAPMLVGTDCHATEALWQAMYQEALLHGRCGSVMRAISILDTALWDRNARAAGLPLYKYLGASDLASVPAYASGGYYLEGKTPDHLAQEMANHVEQGFTAVKIKVGRGDLASEEARLAAVREAIGPHVQLMMDANNVWHDLPSALAFMRMAEPYSPFWIEEPFSPDDIDNHRRLAERTPVPVATGEIEAGRWRFRELLEKEAAMILQTDAAVCGGITEFRRIAATAASFGVEVYPHWFHDLHVHLVASAPNVRMVEFFADDQVLNFRRLVDTQLAFDNGRLLLPKTPGLGFDFDAEALKRYASEPWQ, encoded by the coding sequence ATGACAACGATAAGATCGGTACGTGCCCGCACCATCAGTGTGCCTCTGGACCATCCCACCAGTTTCTCCAACCGCCAGGTGTTCAAGCGCGACTATGCCGTCGTAGAAGTCGAGGGTGAGGATGGCCACAAGGGTATTGGCTTCTGCTACGGCGGCAGCAATGCCGGTGCGCTGGTCACCCATGCGGTACGTGAGCTGTTTGCGCCGATGTTGGTTGGCACTGACTGCCATGCCACCGAGGCGCTGTGGCAGGCCATGTATCAGGAAGCACTATTGCATGGCCGCTGCGGCTCGGTGATGCGCGCCATCAGCATCCTCGATACCGCGCTGTGGGATCGCAATGCTCGAGCGGCGGGGTTGCCACTGTACAAGTACCTTGGGGCCAGCGATCTTGCGTCTGTCCCGGCTTATGCCAGTGGCGGATATTACCTTGAGGGCAAGACGCCGGATCATCTTGCCCAGGAAATGGCCAACCATGTGGAGCAGGGCTTCACGGCGGTGAAGATCAAGGTGGGACGCGGAGATCTGGCCAGTGAAGAAGCGCGTCTGGCGGCAGTGCGAGAGGCCATCGGGCCGCATGTGCAACTGATGATGGATGCCAACAATGTCTGGCATGACCTGCCCAGTGCGTTGGCCTTCATGCGCATGGCCGAGCCTTATTCACCGTTCTGGATCGAGGAACCCTTCAGCCCGGACGACATCGACAATCACCGTCGTCTGGCCGAGCGTACACCTGTACCGGTGGCGACCGGCGAGATCGAGGCCGGGCGCTGGCGCTTCCGCGAGCTGCTCGAAAAGGAAGCGGCGATGATCCTGCAGACCGATGCTGCCGTGTGCGGCGGGATTACTGAATTCCGTCGTATTGCGGCCACCGCTGCCAGCTTCGGTGTGGAGGTCTACCCTCACTGGTTCCATGATCTGCATGTGCATTTGGTGGCGTCGGCACCCAACGTGCGCATGGTGGAGTTCTTCGCCGATGACCAGGTGCTCAACTTTCGCCGTCTGGTCGACACTCAGCTGGCATTCGACAACGGACGTTTATTGTTGCCGAAGACACCGGGCCTTGGCTTCGACTTCGATGCCGAGGCGCTGAAACGTTATGCCAGTGAGCCATGGCAGTGA
- a CDS encoding dihydrodipicolinate synthase family protein, which translates to MNHAAGKVWAPVITPFDADLAVDAGRLVAHAQWLTEQGVGLAVFGTNSEANSMSVAEKQALLTALVEASIHGNQLMPGTGLCAIPDTVTLTRHALSCGCAGVLMLPPFYYKGVSDEGLFRYYAEVIERVADERLRIYLYHIPQVTKVPLSLDLIARLRASFPGVIAGIKDSGGDWSHTQALIQRFSSEEFAVYAGSERFLLDTLRAGGAGCISATANVNPAAIVALAGNWQADDADLQQQRLNALRDCFEGYPVIPAMKAATAYYSSSDAWRRVRPPLLELNDEARDELVEQLKTLGFSMQGVEVVNG; encoded by the coding sequence ATGAACCATGCAGCAGGAAAGGTCTGGGCCCCCGTCATCACCCCATTTGATGCCGACCTGGCGGTTGATGCAGGACGCCTGGTGGCGCATGCCCAGTGGTTGACTGAGCAGGGTGTTGGGCTGGCCGTATTTGGTACCAATTCCGAAGCCAATTCGATGAGCGTGGCCGAGAAGCAGGCGTTACTGACAGCGTTGGTGGAAGCCAGCATCCATGGCAATCAGCTCATGCCAGGAACGGGGCTCTGCGCCATCCCGGATACGGTCACATTGACGCGTCATGCCCTCTCCTGCGGTTGTGCAGGAGTGCTGATGTTGCCACCGTTCTACTACAAGGGCGTCAGCGACGAGGGGTTGTTCCGCTATTACGCGGAAGTCATCGAACGGGTCGCGGATGAACGACTGCGCATCTATCTCTATCACATTCCCCAGGTGACCAAGGTACCACTGTCGCTGGATCTGATCGCTCGCCTGCGAGCCTCCTTCCCTGGTGTCATCGCAGGGATCAAGGACAGCGGCGGCGACTGGTCGCACACGCAAGCGTTGATCCAGCGATTTTCATCCGAGGAGTTCGCTGTCTATGCCGGTAGCGAGCGTTTTTTGCTCGATACTCTGAGAGCAGGTGGTGCGGGTTGCATCAGTGCTACCGCCAATGTCAATCCTGCCGCCATCGTGGCCTTGGCCGGCAACTGGCAAGCTGATGATGCTGATCTCCAGCAACAGCGCTTGAACGCGCTACGCGATTGTTTCGAAGGCTATCCCGTCATTCCGGCGATGAAGGCGGCGACGGCGTACTACTCGTCCTCCGATGCCTGGAGAAGGGTGCGCCCTCCCTTGCTGGAGCTGAATGATGAAGCACGCGACGAGTTGGTGGAGCAGCTCAAGACGCTGGGGTTCAGCATGCAAGGAGTGGAGGTGGTCAATGGTTGA
- a CDS encoding 2-hydroxyacid dehydrogenase has protein sequence MVESGRRIVALRRLNHEQLERLRQVAEVEVFDDLNEDNREAFRAAVSRAHGLIGGKLELDEDMLAEAPLLEVVSTISVGYDHLPLAEMNDRGILLCNTPDVLTETTADTAFALIMATQRRLVELSMMVREGRWTAHVDREHFGSDVHGKTLGIVGAGRIGAAIARRGALGFGMPILYTANSAKPELEAELGAQHCHLDELLSRADIVCLVVPYNVDTHHLIDAEALARMKSNAALINVARGKVVDEQALIEALHHGVIRAAGLDVFSQEPLSVDSPLLALDNVLLLPHIGSATHETRDAMAWRAVDNMIGALTGKGAVDAVNAQQWRRAHGHNEDPA, from the coding sequence ATGGTTGAATCAGGACGACGCATTGTTGCCCTTCGACGCCTGAATCATGAACAGCTCGAACGTCTTCGGCAGGTTGCTGAAGTAGAAGTCTTCGATGATCTGAACGAAGACAATCGAGAAGCTTTCAGAGCGGCTGTTTCTCGCGCCCATGGATTGATTGGCGGCAAGCTGGAGCTTGATGAGGACATGCTTGCCGAGGCTCCGTTGCTGGAAGTGGTGTCAACCATTTCGGTAGGTTATGACCATCTTCCGCTGGCGGAGATGAACGATCGTGGCATCCTGCTGTGCAATACCCCTGATGTGCTCACCGAGACCACTGCCGATACTGCCTTTGCCCTGATCATGGCCACCCAGCGCAGGCTGGTCGAGCTGTCGATGATGGTACGAGAAGGGCGTTGGACAGCGCACGTTGATCGAGAACACTTCGGCAGCGATGTACACGGCAAGACCTTGGGCATCGTCGGAGCCGGGCGCATAGGAGCGGCTATTGCCCGGCGAGGGGCGTTGGGCTTCGGCATGCCGATCCTGTATACCGCCAACTCGGCCAAGCCGGAGCTCGAGGCTGAACTGGGGGCGCAGCACTGTCATCTCGACGAGTTGTTGAGCCGTGCGGATATCGTCTGTCTGGTGGTGCCCTACAACGTGGACACTCACCACCTGATCGATGCCGAGGCGCTGGCCCGCATGAAGTCGAATGCGGCGCTGATCAATGTGGCACGGGGCAAAGTGGTGGATGAGCAGGCTTTGATAGAGGCATTGCACCATGGTGTGATTCGCGCGGCGGGGCTGGACGTCTTCTCGCAGGAGCCTTTGTCTGTAGACTCGCCTCTGCTGGCGCTGGATAACGTGCTGCTGCTGCCACATATCGGCTCGGCGACCCATGAAACGCGAGATGCCATGGCATGGCGTGCCGTCGACAACATGATTGGCGCCTTGACGGGGAAAGGCGCCGTGGATGCGGTCAATGCGCAGCAGTGGCGCCGCGCTCATGGACACAACGAGGACCCTGCATGA
- a CDS encoding alpha-hydroxy acid oxidase, whose protein sequence is MTRRLERILNLDDFEHAARRHLPRPLLGYVASVAEDGHTAQASRDAFEDHQFLPRALVNVSSIELERELLGRRYALPFGIAPMGISALSAFRGDRVLAQAAATAGIPMIVSGSSLTPMEDLAGAQGTDWFQAYLPGTPEQVEALLARVTRAGFRNLVITVDFAVPPNPETHRRHGFSSPLRPSLRLAWDGLVRPRWLFGTFLRTIIQDGMPHFENNAATRGVAVLSRNVNRDFSGRRHLDWSTLAHVRRHWPGNLVVKGILHPDDARRAVATGADGLIVSNHGGRQLDSTVAPLRMLPEVLDAVEGNVPVMIDGGFRRGSHVLKALALGADFVFLGRPFNYAASVGGQAGVARAVQLLAEEIERNMALLGVTRLAELGREQLRPARSVAAENQAP, encoded by the coding sequence ATGACGCGACGCCTGGAACGGATTCTGAACCTGGATGATTTTGAGCATGCCGCCCGTCGGCATTTGCCTCGTCCGCTGCTGGGGTATGTCGCCAGTGTGGCGGAAGATGGCCACACGGCGCAGGCCAGCCGTGATGCGTTCGAGGACCATCAATTTCTGCCGCGTGCGCTGGTCAATGTGTCTTCCATCGAGCTCGAGAGGGAGTTGCTGGGCCGCCGTTATGCACTGCCGTTTGGCATTGCGCCGATGGGCATCAGTGCGTTGAGTGCGTTTCGTGGTGATCGGGTGCTGGCGCAGGCCGCCGCGACAGCCGGGATTCCGATGATCGTCAGTGGCTCATCGTTGACGCCTATGGAGGACCTGGCGGGAGCGCAGGGAACGGACTGGTTCCAGGCTTATCTCCCTGGGACGCCTGAGCAAGTCGAGGCGTTGCTGGCCAGGGTGACGCGAGCGGGCTTTCGCAATCTGGTGATCACCGTGGACTTTGCGGTACCGCCGAATCCGGAAACGCATCGCCGCCATGGGTTTTCCAGTCCCTTGAGACCCAGTCTGCGTCTGGCCTGGGATGGGCTGGTGCGCCCGCGTTGGCTATTCGGTACTTTCCTGCGCACCATCATCCAGGACGGCATGCCACATTTCGAGAACAATGCCGCGACACGTGGTGTGGCGGTGCTGTCGCGTAACGTCAATCGTGATTTCTCCGGTCGCCGACATCTCGACTGGTCGACGCTGGCCCACGTGCGCAGGCACTGGCCGGGTAATCTGGTGGTCAAGGGGATTCTGCATCCCGACGATGCACGCCGAGCCGTGGCAACCGGGGCCGATGGCCTGATCGTTTCCAACCATGGCGGTCGGCAACTGGACTCCACCGTGGCGCCTTTGCGTATGCTGCCGGAAGTGCTGGATGCCGTGGAGGGGAATGTGCCGGTAATGATCGACGGAGGGTTCCGGCGCGGTAGTCACGTGCTCAAGGCGCTGGCATTGGGCGCGGACTTCGTATTTCTGGGGCGGCCGTTCAATTATGCCGCCAGCGTTGGTGGACAGGCTGGCGTCGCCCGTGCCGTTCAACTGCTGGCGGAGGAAATCGAGCGCAACATGGCATTGCTGGGAGTCACCCGCCTTGCCGAGCTGGGGCGGGAGCAGCTACGCCCGGCAAGGTCTGTAGCCGCAGAGAATCAGGCGCCGTGA
- a CDS encoding STAS/SEC14 domain-containing protein, with translation MLELIPHPAAHVVAMRVGGTVTAKDLQQAIDAIEAAKKAHPRVSMLAELDQLHWMTVTAVLKDIGYGLTQFGELKHYHRAAVISDKDWIKHVTHLEDKLIKNLEIRTFPSKEREAAMAWVGELPNGQHETPEEDGYHGA, from the coding sequence ATGTTGGAACTCATCCCTCACCCGGCAGCCCACGTCGTCGCCATGCGTGTCGGAGGCACCGTGACTGCCAAGGACCTACAACAGGCCATCGATGCCATCGAGGCCGCCAAGAAGGCTCACCCTCGCGTCAGCATGCTGGCGGAGCTCGATCAACTGCACTGGATGACAGTGACCGCCGTATTGAAGGACATCGGCTATGGCCTGACCCAGTTTGGAGAGCTCAAGCACTATCATCGTGCCGCAGTCATTAGCGACAAGGATTGGATCAAGCACGTCACTCACCTGGAAGACAAGCTGATAAAAAACCTGGAAATACGCACCTTCCCCAGCAAGGAGCGCGAAGCTGCCATGGCGTGGGTCGGTGAGCTACCCAATGGTCAACACGAGACACCGGAGGAAGACGGCTATCACGGCGCCTGA
- a CDS encoding efflux RND transporter permease subunit, with amino-acid sequence MRLSDVSVQRPVLAMVIAALIVAFGLLALTRLPLQEYPTIDPPVVSIRTSYPGASADIVETRITQVLEDRIAGIAGIEVISSTSEDGSSSINIEFSLSTDIDAAANDVRDRISGAADNLPDEADPPEVRKEDTSSETVMWLMLAGEGYTTAELTDYAERYLVDSFSVQEGVSSVRIGGSREYAMRVWLDSDALAARGLTVGDVEDVLRAENVELPGGAVESVDRQFVVRLPRSFSTPEDFRELVLNRGDNDYLVRLADVAHVELGTVEERSLFRGNGKSVVGLGIIKQSNANVMALSKAVRDEMERLSPQLAEGMTLTLSHDSSTFVAKSIQEVVSTLIIAIGLVVVSIFIFLGNIRTTLIPAITVPITLVGTFAGLAALGFSINLLTLLALVLAIGLVVDDAIIMLENIHRRMQLYGETPLVAAFRGARQLAFAVLATSLVLIAVFVPLSFVQGDVGKLFTEFALTLSTAVAISTLLALTLTPMMASRILSPSMHEGRIAHWVDSGLKHAQGVYQGLLKKVLKLRWLVVAAFVAMLGGIAWLYPQLPAEYTPREDRGTFFVIVNGPPGATFSWMEDYMDEIEARIMPLTKPGEGEGKAEIERVLVISPMGRGNVESFNSGFAIVGLSDWSERRSAWPIMNEVRESLGQLPGIRAFPVMAQGFGGGSEQGLQFVLGGGSYEQLVIWRDALMDYIRQTNPKLINLESDYEESQPQLSVNIDYTRAADLGVTVTEIGRTLETLLGGRTVTQFTDDGEEYDVILEAERGSNPTPAALDSLRVRSARTGELVPLSSLVDIESYAGPSTLNRYNRLRAITLQADLADGYSMGEALDYLDQAVEDVLPTGVQTDVKGAARDYRESTGATTFLLILGAIVVFLVLAAQFESFVHPLVIMLTVPLAIGGALLGLWATGQTLNIYSQVGLVMLVGLAAKNGILIVEFANQLRDEGVAFRDALIRSALTRLRPIVMTSVTTIAGSIPLILSSGAGAETRMVIGTVIFTGVAAATFFTLFVVPVAYDLLARHTGSPGDVARKLEKEMENSPDAH; translated from the coding sequence ATGCGTCTATCGGATGTCTCCGTTCAGCGCCCTGTACTGGCCATGGTCATCGCGGCGTTGATTGTAGCCTTTGGTCTGCTCGCCCTCACCCGTCTGCCACTGCAGGAATATCCCACCATCGATCCTCCAGTGGTCAGCATCCGTACCAGCTACCCGGGCGCCTCGGCAGATATCGTCGAAACGCGCATCACCCAGGTACTTGAGGATCGTATCGCCGGGATTGCCGGCATCGAGGTCATTTCCTCGACTAGCGAGGACGGCAGTTCCAGCATCAATATCGAGTTCAGCCTCTCCACCGACATCGATGCCGCCGCCAACGATGTGCGGGACCGTATCTCCGGTGCCGCCGACAACCTGCCCGATGAGGCTGACCCGCCCGAAGTGCGCAAGGAAGACACCAGCTCAGAAACCGTCATGTGGTTGATGCTCGCCGGTGAGGGCTATACCACGGCGGAGCTGACCGATTATGCCGAGCGCTACCTGGTCGACAGCTTCTCGGTACAGGAAGGCGTATCCAGCGTGCGTATAGGGGGCTCGCGAGAGTATGCCATGCGGGTATGGCTGGACAGTGATGCCCTGGCCGCTCGCGGTCTCACGGTGGGTGATGTGGAGGATGTGCTGCGCGCCGAGAATGTCGAGCTGCCAGGGGGCGCGGTGGAATCTGTGGATCGGCAGTTCGTGGTGCGTCTACCACGTAGTTTCAGCACACCGGAAGACTTCCGCGAGCTGGTTCTCAACCGAGGCGACAATGACTACCTGGTGCGACTTGCCGATGTCGCACATGTCGAGCTCGGCACCGTCGAGGAACGTTCGCTGTTCCGAGGCAATGGCAAATCCGTCGTCGGCCTAGGCATCATCAAGCAGTCCAATGCCAACGTCATGGCACTGTCCAAGGCCGTACGCGACGAGATGGAACGGTTGTCGCCACAGCTCGCGGAAGGCATGACACTGACTCTCAGCCACGATTCCTCGACTTTTGTGGCCAAGTCGATCCAGGAGGTGGTATCGACGCTGATCATCGCCATTGGCCTGGTGGTCGTGTCGATCTTCATTTTCCTCGGCAATATCCGCACCACATTGATCCCCGCCATTACCGTGCCCATCACCCTGGTCGGTACTTTTGCCGGCCTGGCGGCACTGGGCTTTTCGATCAACCTGTTGACACTTCTGGCACTAGTGCTGGCCATCGGCCTGGTGGTGGATGATGCCATCATCATGCTGGAGAACATCCACCGGCGCATGCAGCTATATGGCGAGACACCGCTGGTTGCTGCCTTCCGTGGCGCCCGCCAACTGGCCTTTGCCGTACTGGCCACCAGTCTGGTGCTGATCGCGGTGTTCGTGCCCCTGAGCTTTGTGCAGGGCGATGTCGGCAAGCTGTTCACTGAGTTTGCTCTGACACTATCGACAGCAGTGGCCATTTCCACCCTGCTCGCCCTGACCCTGACACCGATGATGGCCTCACGGATCCTCTCGCCCAGCATGCACGAGGGGCGCATTGCCCACTGGGTCGACTCAGGACTCAAGCACGCCCAAGGGGTCTATCAAGGCCTGCTGAAAAAGGTCCTCAAGCTGCGCTGGCTGGTGGTCGCGGCCTTTGTCGCCATGCTCGGCGGCATCGCCTGGCTGTACCCACAGCTGCCAGCAGAGTACACCCCACGCGAGGATCGCGGGACCTTCTTCGTCATCGTCAATGGCCCGCCCGGTGCCACCTTCTCGTGGATGGAAGACTACATGGACGAGATCGAGGCACGCATCATGCCCTTGACCAAACCTGGGGAAGGGGAAGGGAAGGCTGAAATCGAGCGTGTGCTGGTCATCTCGCCCATGGGGCGCGGCAATGTCGAATCCTTCAACTCTGGTTTCGCCATCGTTGGACTGTCTGACTGGTCCGAGCGCCGTTCTGCCTGGCCGATCATGAATGAAGTCCGTGAGTCGCTGGGTCAACTGCCTGGCATCCGTGCCTTCCCGGTCATGGCCCAGGGCTTCGGCGGTGGCAGCGAACAGGGGCTGCAATTCGTGCTCGGTGGCGGCAGCTACGAACAACTGGTGATCTGGCGCGATGCACTGATGGACTATATCCGCCAGACCAACCCGAAGCTGATCAACCTCGAGAGCGATTATGAGGAAAGCCAGCCACAACTGAGCGTCAACATCGACTACACTCGCGCAGCGGATCTTGGCGTGACAGTGACCGAGATCGGACGCACCCTGGAAACACTGCTGGGTGGTCGCACCGTCACCCAGTTTACCGACGACGGCGAAGAGTACGACGTGATCCTCGAGGCCGAGCGTGGGTCCAACCCTACGCCCGCTGCGCTGGACAGCTTGCGGGTGCGCTCGGCGCGTACCGGTGAGTTAGTGCCGTTGTCGAGCCTGGTCGATATCGAGTCCTATGCCGGTCCCAGTACCTTGAATCGCTACAACCGCCTGCGCGCCATCACCCTCCAGGCTGACCTGGCCGATGGCTATTCGATGGGCGAGGCGCTCGACTACCTCGACCAGGCAGTCGAGGATGTTCTACCAACCGGCGTGCAGACCGATGTCAAGGGCGCGGCACGGGATTACCGCGAGTCCACCGGTGCCACTACCTTTCTGCTGATACTCGGCGCCATCGTGGTGTTCCTGGTGCTGGCCGCGCAGTTCGAGAGCTTCGTACATCCTTTGGTGATCATGCTCACGGTTCCCCTGGCAATAGGTGGCGCCCTGCTCGGCCTCTGGGCAACGGGGCAGACATTGAACATCTACAGCCAAGTGGGGCTGGTCATGCTGGTAGGGCTGGCGGCCAAGAATGGCATCCTGATCGTCGAGTTCGCCAACCAGTTGCGTGATGAAGGCGTGGCGTTTCGCGATGCATTGATCCGCAGCGCCCTCACCCGCCTGCGTCCGATCGTGATGACCTCGGTGACCACCATCGCCGGCAGTATTCCATTGATACTCTCCAGCGGCGCTGGTGCCGAGACCCGCATGGTCATTGGTACGGTGATCTTCACCGGTGTGGCCGCCGCCACCTTCTTCACCCTGTTCGTGGTGCCGGTGGCCTACGATCTCCTCGCCCGCCATACGGGGTCCCCCGGAGATGTGGCACGCAAGCTGGAAAAAGAAATGGAGAATTCACCGGACGCCCACTGA
- a CDS encoding efflux RND transporter periplasmic adaptor subunit: MTVVPASRLPFSRKFLERCHGWCIAAMLLTSLATSLFAVQTALAQEMPTELPPIPIIGAEAEKKAWSDPLESLGTLKANESVTLSATVTEIINAINFDGGEHVERGDVLIKLDDSEEQADLRSAQALRQERQNAVNRFAQLGSRNMVPRADVEDSRAQLQQVEADIQALQAHLGNYTIRAPFDGVVGVRQISVGTLVTPGTELATLDDTSNMKLDFQVPEVRLGSLSQGLSLTATTAAYPDRVFDGEIATIDSRIDPVSRSIQVRAVLDNSDGVLKPGMLMRVTIARSPRQTLVIPESAVVPQGQRKRVWVITDRDSGSIEQRDIEVGSRREGEVEVTAGLNESELVVTHGADRLHSAAAIQLLGIEDATTSVSDILQSQRSGEDD; the protein is encoded by the coding sequence ATGACCGTAGTTCCTGCTTCGCGCCTGCCATTCAGCCGCAAGTTCCTTGAGCGTTGCCATGGATGGTGTATCGCAGCGATGCTGCTCACCTCTCTGGCGACCTCGCTGTTCGCCGTTCAAACGGCCTTGGCCCAGGAGATGCCCACGGAACTCCCCCCCATACCAATCATCGGTGCCGAGGCGGAGAAAAAGGCGTGGTCTGATCCATTGGAGTCACTGGGTACGCTGAAGGCCAACGAGAGCGTGACGCTTTCAGCGACGGTGACCGAGATCATCAACGCAATCAACTTCGACGGCGGCGAGCATGTCGAGCGCGGCGATGTGTTGATCAAGCTGGATGACAGCGAGGAACAGGCAGATCTGCGTTCGGCTCAGGCCTTGCGTCAGGAGCGCCAGAATGCCGTGAACCGCTTTGCCCAATTGGGGTCTCGCAATATGGTACCGCGTGCCGATGTCGAGGACAGTCGCGCCCAACTGCAACAGGTCGAGGCTGATATCCAGGCATTGCAGGCCCATCTGGGCAATTACACCATCCGAGCGCCCTTCGATGGTGTAGTGGGGGTGCGTCAGATCAGCGTCGGTACCCTGGTCACCCCTGGCACAGAGCTGGCCACACTGGATGATACCTCGAACATGAAGCTCGATTTCCAGGTCCCTGAGGTGCGTCTCGGCTCCCTGTCCCAAGGACTATCACTGACGGCCACTACCGCTGCCTACCCGGACAGGGTATTCGACGGTGAGATTGCCACCATCGACTCGCGTATCGATCCGGTAAGTCGCAGCATCCAGGTCCGGGCAGTGCTCGACAACAGCGATGGGGTACTCAAACCCGGCATGCTGATGCGCGTGACCATCGCTCGCTCACCACGCCAGACACTGGTCATTCCCGAGTCTGCCGTGGTGCCCCAGGGACAGCGCAAGCGAGTGTGGGTCATCACTGATCGCGACAGCGGCAGCATTGAGCAACGTGATATCGAGGTCGGCTCACGTCGCGAGGGCGAAGTCGAGGTAACCGCTGGGCTAAATGAAAGTGAGCTGGTCGTCACTCACGGTGCTGACCGCCTGCACTCGGCGGCAGCCATCCAGTTGCTGGGCATCGAAGACGCCACCACCAGCGTCAGCGATATTCTGCAGAGCCAACGCAGTGGGGAAGACGACTGA